One window of the Candidatus Dependentiae bacterium genome contains the following:
- the pnp gene encoding polyribonucleotide nucleotidyltransferase, with translation MVQTFKLDKFGYEVELGKIARQADGAVWFKQGGTVVLATVVSAPSEDFPGFLPLTIEYREKYSAAGKIPGGYFKREGRPSDREVLTSRMIDRALRPLFPANFFDQVQIIITTYSVDKEHDPAAAAFIAASMALQTSKIPFLGPVGMVEASRVDGAWIMNPTYPQSVASDMRIIIAGTQEGICMVEGSTNELSEEEFIDVLFKAHDHIKELVSWQEEVTKKIGNKKEEIADPYNWETWTDRINKFLTDDHVDRMYIEDKAERNLYLASLREQFTQQYAEEILTTEVPSKVLNYIFDDVLKEKLTEQVFAKNKRVDGRADDQIRHISGEVGVLPFVHGSALFTRGQTQALVSVTLGGGQDAQRLESVMVEGEQEQTFMLHYNFPPFSTGEVRFLRGPGRREVGHGYLAGSAFTYVLPEKEKFPYTILVSSDILESNGSSSMATVCGSTMAMMQAGIPIKKMVSGIAMGLLQSKKGGFKVISDISGLEDAFGLMDFKVVGTDKGITAIQMDIKYKGGLSRQVFEKALEQARAGRLFILSKMQEVIDKPYPLSDLVPKVTVIKIDTDKIGAVIGTGGKTIREIIDKTGTTIDIEEDGTVKIFGGPKADVKASIRWVRTLAGQIDKGEIFEGKIRKVAEFGLFVELVPGQDGLVHVSNIPRTLQKTFMKHFTVDQVVKVEVLDHDPVSGRTSLRLLEQ, from the coding sequence ATGGTACAAACGTTTAAATTAGATAAGTTTGGCTATGAGGTTGAGTTAGGGAAAATAGCACGCCAAGCAGATGGTGCTGTGTGGTTTAAACAAGGTGGTACTGTTGTATTAGCAACCGTTGTATCTGCACCGTCAGAAGATTTTCCGGGATTTTTACCGCTTACTATAGAATATCGTGAAAAATATTCTGCTGCCGGTAAGATTCCAGGAGGATATTTTAAACGCGAAGGTCGGCCTTCTGATCGTGAAGTCCTTACCTCACGTATGATTGATCGTGCATTGCGTCCGTTATTTCCAGCTAATTTTTTTGATCAAGTGCAAATTATTATTACTACGTACTCTGTTGATAAAGAGCATGATCCAGCAGCAGCGGCGTTTATAGCAGCATCAATGGCGTTACAAACATCTAAGATTCCATTCTTGGGTCCAGTTGGCATGGTTGAAGCTAGTCGTGTTGATGGTGCATGGATAATGAATCCAACGTATCCTCAAAGCGTGGCATCAGATATGCGTATTATTATTGCAGGTACCCAAGAAGGTATTTGTATGGTTGAAGGTTCTACAAATGAACTTTCAGAAGAAGAGTTTATTGATGTATTATTTAAGGCTCATGATCACATAAAAGAATTAGTTAGCTGGCAAGAAGAAGTGACCAAAAAAATTGGCAATAAAAAAGAAGAAATTGCTGATCCGTATAATTGGGAAACATGGACTGATCGTATTAATAAGTTCTTGACCGATGATCATGTTGATCGCATGTATATAGAAGATAAAGCAGAACGTAATCTATATCTTGCCAGTTTGCGTGAGCAATTTACTCAACAGTATGCAGAAGAAATTTTGACGACTGAAGTGCCAAGCAAAGTACTAAATTATATATTCGATGATGTATTAAAAGAAAAATTAACCGAACAAGTATTTGCTAAAAACAAGCGAGTAGATGGACGTGCTGATGATCAAATTCGCCACATATCAGGTGAAGTTGGGGTATTGCCATTCGTACATGGTTCGGCATTATTTACGCGCGGACAAACGCAAGCATTGGTAAGTGTTACCCTTGGCGGTGGCCAGGATGCACAGCGATTAGAGAGTGTTATGGTAGAAGGGGAACAAGAGCAAACATTTATGTTGCATTATAATTTCCCACCATTTTCTACTGGTGAAGTTCGCTTCTTGCGTGGTCCAGGTAGACGTGAAGTTGGTCATGGATATTTGGCTGGTTCAGCATTTACCTATGTATTACCAGAAAAAGAAAAATTTCCTTATACCATTTTAGTGAGCTCAGATATTTTAGAATCAAATGGTTCAAGTTCTATGGCGACCGTGTGTGGTTCTACTATGGCTATGATGCAAGCCGGTATTCCTATTAAGAAAATGGTAAGCGGTATTGCGATGGGCTTACTCCAAAGCAAAAAAGGTGGTTTCAAAGTAATCTCTGACATTTCCGGCTTAGAAGATGCCTTTGGATTAATGGACTTTAAAGTAGTTGGTACAGACAAAGGTATTACTGCTATTCAGATGGACATTAAATATAAAGGTGGATTATCTCGTCAAGTATTTGAAAAAGCACTTGAGCAAGCACGTGCAGGTAGATTATTTATCTTGAGTAAAATGCAAGAAGTAATTGATAAGCCATATCCATTGTCTGATCTTGTACCAAAAGTGACCGTTATCAAAATTGATACTGATAAAATTGGAGCAGTGATCGGTACTGGTGGCAAAACTATTCGTGAAATTATTGACAAAACTGGCACAACCATTGATATTGAAGAAGACGGAACCGTCAAAATATTTGGAGGTCCTAAAGCAGATGTTAAAGCTTCAATTCGTTGGGTGCGTACATTAGCTGGCCAAATTGACAAGGGTGAGATTTTTGAAGGGAAAATTCGCAAAGTAGCTGAATTCGGTCTCTTTGTGGAATTAGTACCAGGACAAGATGGTCTTGTGCATGTATCGAATATACCACGTACATTGCAAAAAACCTTCATGAAACATTTTACCGTTGACCAAGTGGTGAAAGTAGAAGTACTTGACCACGATCCGGTTTCTGGTCGTACAAGTCTTCGTTTGTTAGAACAATAG